A window of Curtobacterium sp. TC1 genomic DNA:
GAGAAGCGCAGCCGGATGCAGCCAGTGATGGCGACGGGCAGCACGATTTCGGCTTGCGCGCCGATGCGAGCACCGTTTGCAGCCTGCGAGCTGCCGACGCGAAGGGCGTCGATTGCGGGGTGGGGTTCGGTGCCGAGTCGACCGTTCGTGATCCACGCCCGGCGCGGTAGAGAGATCGCGCCGGACCAGCCTGCTTGCTCGGTCCACTGCTCGGTTCGGCCTTCGGTGACCCATCCGAAGAGCACCGGCCCCCACGAGCTGGTCCGCATCACGGAAGCTGCGTAGAAGTGCTGCCCTTCATCGACTTTGAACGGCGAAGGAGACACGGCCAGCGGGATGGCGACCACCTCGCCCGGGCCGGCGGCGTGGGACCAGGACGCCACGATCGCGATGTCGATGCCGTCGACGGTGAGAATCTGTGGGCACTCCCACCCTTCGCCGGTATCGATGCCGTTGACCGTGTCGCGTGCCATCGACACCAGATCGCCCGCGTGGCTCCAGCTGATGCCGTCGACGGATCGGTAGTGGCGGACAGACGCGGTGTGATTCCTGGCCGCCGCGCCGACCGCCATCGACCATCCGTCATCCGTTTGCCAGACGAATGGGTCGCGGAACATGGTGATCGCCTCGTCAGCAGACGGGTCGGCGACGACCTGCACGGGAGGGCCGAACGTTATCCCACCGTCGGTGGATTCCGCGAGGAGGACCGACTGGAACGGACTGTGATCGACTTTGCCGGAGTAGTAGGCGCGGACGGTGCCGTTGTGCAGGACCGTGTTACCAGACCATGCGCCGCCGGAGTCGGCGCCACCGGGGACGGGGACGATCGCCGGCCGGTGGAGCGTCCAGTGCACGAGGTCGTCGCTGGTGGCGTGGCCCCACTCGACGGGGATCTCGAGGTCCACCCGCGGCCGGGACTGGAAGTACAGGTGCGCCTGCCCGCCGATGTCGATGGGGCCGTTCGGGTCGTTGACGTACCCACGAGGGAGTCGGACGTGGAACTGCGGAAGGTGGTGGTCTGCTGCGGTCACGGCGGGTGCGGCTTCCTGGGGTGCTGGTGGCAGGGCGTGGAGGTCGGTCATCGGGACGACCCCGCGGTGACGCCTTCGATGAAGTACCGCTGCGCGAAGATGAACAGCAGCACGCTCGGAATCATGGTCAGCACGACGCCGGCGAGGACGACTGAGATCGATCCGGTGCCGAGGTTCCCCTGCAGGCCGACAAGCCCGAGCGGCAGCGTGAAGGTGTCCTGCTGGTTGAGGAAGATCAGCGGCCGGTAGTACTCGGCCCAGAAGCCGGAGAAGTTCAGGATCGCCAGGGTCGCGATCGCGGGGCTGGCCATCCGCGAGTACACGTGCCAGAACACCCCGAACTGGCTCGCGCCGTCGATGCGGGCGGCCTCGCCAAGCTCCTTCGGCATCTGCATGAAGTACTGCCGCATGAGGAACGTCCCGAACGCGCTGCCGAGCGCGGGGACGATCAGGGACGCGATGGAGCCGGTCAGCCCCATGTCCTTCAGGATGACGAACACCGGGATGATGATCGTCTGGATCGGGACCATCATCGTCGCGAGGAAGATACCGAAGATCGTGTTCTTCCCCGGGAAGCTGATCATCGCGAACGCATACCCCGAGAGCGTGCAGGTGATGGTCTGACCGACGACGATGAGCAACGTCACGAGAACGCTGTTGACGAAGAACTGCCCGATCGGGATCTGGTTGAACACCGCCGCGTAGTTGCCGAAGTCCCACGAGAGCGGGATCCACTGCGGCGGGTTCTGGAACGACTCCGCCGGGGTGCGCAGCGAGGTGGTCAGCGTCCAGAGCAGTGGCCCAAGGGCGAACACGGCGGCGATGATCAGGATGATCATCCCCAGGATGCTTCCCACCTTGGCGACGGGCTTGCGGCGCCGAACGATGTGGCTTACGGCCGGCTGCGCGACGGTTTCCGGGGCGTGCAACGGGTTGAGGGTGTCCGTGGTCGTCATTGGTAAAACACCAGCTTTCGGGCGGCGATGAACTGGATCCCGGTGATGATGCCGATGATGACCAGCAGCAAAATCGCGATGGCCGAGGCAAACCCGAACTCCAGGTTCTGGAAGCCGGCCTGGTACATGGAGATGGTCGCGGTCGTCGTTGCGGTGCCCGGTCCACCCTTGGTCATGATGAACGGCTGATCGAACAGCTGCATCGCGTTGATCATCGCGATCACGGTGGCGAACAGGATCGTCGGGCTGATGAGCGGAATCTTGATTCGGAACAGAGTCCGCCAGGGGCCGGCGCCGTCGATCGCTGCGGCTTCCTGCACGTCGACCGGCACCGCGAGGAGTGCAGCGACGAAGAGCACGAACGTGAAGCCGACCTGCTGCCAGACCACCACCATCACGACCGTGACCTTCGCCCAGAACGGGTCGTTCAGCCAGTGCGCGCCGGGCAGCCCAATCTCGTTGAGGTAGTAGTTGATGAGGCCGAACTTGGTGTCGAAGATGTAGCCCATGAAGATCGACACGGCGGCGGTTGAAGCCAACAGCGGCAGGTAGAACGACGTGCGGAAGAACACGCGGGTGGCGTTGCGCTTCCGGTTGTTCGCCAGCACCGCCAGGAGCAGGCCGAGCGAGATCTGCAGCACGACGATGGCGATCGCGAGGGCGACGGTCACACCGAACGACGCTAGGACCGGCCCGTCGGTGAAGAGCCGCTTGTAGTTGTCGAACCCGACCCACTTGGGGCTGCTGATGACGTCCCACGAGGTGAACGAGAGCCCGAGGGAAGCGAGGATGGGGATGAAGGTGAACACGGCGACGAAGATCACCGCGAGCCCGATCATCAGGAAACCGAACGTGGACTCACGTCGGCGGGCACGCTTGGCCGCCGGCCGGCGGGCTGCGACCTTGGCCGCCCGCCGGATGGGTGTTTCTGTTGCTGCTGTCATCACGAAGCCTGCGAGGCTGCCTTCTCGATGTCTGCCTGGAGGCCGTCGAGCGCCTTCTTGGCGTTCCCGGACGAGATCGCCTGGGTGGCGCGCTGGTTGAGGGCGGTCGCGAGGGCGTTGTAGTACGGCGGTGCGGAGATGGGCACCGAGTTGTCGAGCTGGTCGTAGAACACCGACCAGTGCTCCGGCCCGGTTGTCTTGTACCGCTCGGCGGTCATCAGCGACTTCTGTGCCGGTGTAGTGACGTTGCCGGGCCAAAGGGCGTCGAAGCTCTCCGGCTGCACCATGACCTTGATGACCTCGAACGCGAGTTCCTTGTTCTTGGAAGAGTTGAAGATGCCGTAGCCGCCGGCGCCGAAGAGCGACTTGTTGCTCTTCCACGTGGGGAACTCGACGACATCGAAGCTGCCGTTCTTCATCCCGGCGTTGTGGAGGCCACCGGCCCAGAAGCCGCCACCAATGGTCATACCGATCCGTCCGGATGCCATCAGACCCTGCAGCGTGGCGCCACCGCCAACGTCGGGCGACGGGGACGCACCGGACTTCTGCAGGTCGATGACGTACTGCAGCGCCTCGATGGCGGCATCCGAGTTCGCCGTGGGGTCGCCCCACTTCCAGCCGCCCTTGCGTCCGGAGACACCGATCGGGTTGTCGGAGAAGGCCTTGCTGTTCCACAGCCAGTCGCCGCCGGAGTACTTACCCTCCTCGAGCAGGTTCCCGTCGTTGGCGTAGAGGAACGAGGTCCAGCTGCCCCAGAGGCGAACGACCCAGTCGAAGGCGTAGGTGCCGCCGCCGACCTTTGCGATGCTCTCAGCCGAGGAGTGGAAGTCGTCCATCGACCACTTGCTCGTCGGGCGGGACAGGCCGGCCTTGTCGAACAGGTCGGTGGAGTAGAACATGCTGCCCGCGTTGAAGCTGTCGGGCAGCGTGTAGAGGTGCCCCTGGTACATCGTCGACTCGAGCAGCGCCGGGTGGGCCCCGGTGAAGTAGGTGTGCAGGTCCGAGAGGTTCTTCGTGACGTAGTCGTCGAGCGGGGTGAGGAGGTTCTTCGACGCCAGCAGCTGCTGCCCCTCGGTTGCCACGCTGACGATGTCTGGCACGTCACCCGAGGCGATCTGCGTGAGGACCTTCGCGAGGAAGTCGTTCCAGTCAGTCCCGTTAATCGCCGTGACCTGCAGGCTCGCCTTCTTGTCGAGCTGTTTGATCTTCGGCTCGATGGCTTTCTGCAGGGCCGTCGCTGCGCTCTGCTCACCGAAGTAGAGCATCTTCACCGTGCCGGAGGTGCTGCCTCCGCCGCCGGTGGTTGAGCAAGCAGCCAGCGATCCGATGCCGGCCAGCGCGAGGCCTGCGCCACCGAACTTGAACAGCGTGCGCCGGTCGATCGGGGTGCTGAATCCGTTCGCCATGGGTCGCTCCTCTCTGAACGATCGTGACCCCGCTAGGTCGGGGCCAATACGTATTTGCACGGCGAGCGTACACAGCATGCAGAGCGGACGCAATACGTATTTGCTTCTGGCATGATGATGGCAACGGAGGAGGCTCAATGGCGAACCGCAAGCGCACAACGCAGTCACAGCGCGTCACCATGAAGGACGTCGCGCGCCACGCTGGCGTGTCCCAGCCGACGGTGTCGTTCGTCCTTAACGATCGCCGGGACGTTTCAATCGCTGCTGAGACGCGCACTCGTGTCCTCGAGGCCGCGAAGGAGCTGAACTTCCAGCCCAACCGGGCGGCGCAGTCGCTGCGATCGAATCGGTCCTACACAGTTGGTGTGATCGCCGACCGGCTTGTCTCCCAGCCCTACGCGGGTCACATCGTGCTCGGCGTGCAGCAGGCCGTGCAGGAGGCCGGGTACGTGTGCTTCGTGGTCGAGACCGCGCAGACGTCCGACGGAGGCAAAGCGGCCGTCGAGAACCTCGTCCAGCAAGGAGTCGCCGGCCTGGTCTACGCAGCGCCCGGGCCCGAGTACGTCACCCCGGTTGCCGGACTCGACGCGGTCCCAACGGTCTTCGTCAACTGCTTCCCACCCGAGGACGCACCCGCAGTCACCGTGCTCGCCGACGAGTACCAGGGCGGGTACGACGCCGCCGCCGCCGTCTTCGCAGCCGGCCACACCACCGTCGCCTTCCTCGGCGGCCCTGAGGACGACTACGCCTGCCAAGAACGAAAGCGCGGACTCGACCGCGCCGCCGCCGACGCGGGCATCCCGTCGACACAGATCAGCATCACGTTCGGCACCTTCCAGGTGGGATCCGGCTATGACCTCGCGGTAGAGGCCCTCGACGACGTGGCCATCCGTCCGACGGCGATCATCTGCGGCAACGACCGCATGGCGGTCGGCGCGCTGATGGCGGCTCAGGCACTGGGAATGCGATGCCCGGAGGACATCAGCATCGTCGGCTTCGACGACCAACCCGACCTCGCCGACCAGATGCACCCACCGCTCACCACCGTCGCGCTGCC
This region includes:
- a CDS encoding glycoside hydrolase family 32 protein, with the translated sequence MTAADHHLPQFHVRLPRGYVNDPNGPIDIGGQAHLYFQSRPRVDLEIPVEWGHATSDDLVHWTLHRPAIVPVPGGADSGGAWSGNTVLHNGTVRAYYSGKVDHSPFQSVLLAESTDGGITFGPPVQVVADPSADEAITMFRDPFVWQTDDGWSMAVGAAARNHTASVRHYRSVDGISWSHAGDLVSMARDTVNGIDTGEGWECPQILTVDGIDIAIVASWSHAAGPGEVVAIPLAVSPSPFKVDEGQHFYAASVMRTSSWGPVLFGWVTEGRTEQWTEQAGWSGAISLPRRAWITNGRLGTEPHPAIDALRVGSSQAANGARIGAQAEIVLPVAITGCIRLRFSDAEYLDITVDVDADTLTVDRAHASTDHRADPSPAVIRAPFDRTADRPAVRVLLDGSVLELFTSAGRSVTTRVYPTQAPPWSVEAPNQALAWHLKPSVTTVSAPAADATAGSASI
- a CDS encoding carbohydrate ABC transporter permease — its product is MTTTDTLNPLHAPETVAQPAVSHIVRRRKPVAKVGSILGMIILIIAAVFALGPLLWTLTTSLRTPAESFQNPPQWIPLSWDFGNYAAVFNQIPIGQFFVNSVLVTLLIVVGQTITCTLSGYAFAMISFPGKNTIFGIFLATMMVPIQTIIIPVFVILKDMGLTGSIASLIVPALGSAFGTFLMRQYFMQMPKELGEAARIDGASQFGVFWHVYSRMASPAIATLAILNFSGFWAEYYRPLIFLNQQDTFTLPLGLVGLQGNLGTGSISVVLAGVVLTMIPSVLLFIFAQRYFIEGVTAGSSR
- a CDS encoding carbohydrate ABC transporter permease; translated protein: MTAATETPIRRAAKVAARRPAAKRARRRESTFGFLMIGLAVIFVAVFTFIPILASLGLSFTSWDVISSPKWVGFDNYKRLFTDGPVLASFGVTVALAIAIVVLQISLGLLLAVLANNRKRNATRVFFRTSFYLPLLASTAAVSIFMGYIFDTKFGLINYYLNEIGLPGAHWLNDPFWAKVTVVMVVVWQQVGFTFVLFVAALLAVPVDVQEAAAIDGAGPWRTLFRIKIPLISPTILFATVIAMINAMQLFDQPFIMTKGGPGTATTTATISMYQAGFQNLEFGFASAIAILLLVIIGIITGIQFIAARKLVFYQ
- a CDS encoding ABC transporter substrate-binding protein yields the protein MANGFSTPIDRRTLFKFGGAGLALAGIGSLAACSTTGGGGSTSGTVKMLYFGEQSAATALQKAIEPKIKQLDKKASLQVTAINGTDWNDFLAKVLTQIASGDVPDIVSVATEGQQLLASKNLLTPLDDYVTKNLSDLHTYFTGAHPALLESTMYQGHLYTLPDSFNAGSMFYSTDLFDKAGLSRPTSKWSMDDFHSSAESIAKVGGGTYAFDWVVRLWGSWTSFLYANDGNLLEEGKYSGGDWLWNSKAFSDNPIGVSGRKGGWKWGDPTANSDAAIEALQYVIDLQKSGASPSPDVGGGATLQGLMASGRIGMTIGGGFWAGGLHNAGMKNGSFDVVEFPTWKSNKSLFGAGGYGIFNSSKNKELAFEVIKVMVQPESFDALWPGNVTTPAQKSLMTAERYKTTGPEHWSVFYDQLDNSVPISAPPYYNALATALNQRATQAISSGNAKKALDGLQADIEKAASQAS
- a CDS encoding LacI family DNA-binding transcriptional regulator, whose product is MANRKRTTQSQRVTMKDVARHAGVSQPTVSFVLNDRRDVSIAAETRTRVLEAAKELNFQPNRAAQSLRSNRSYTVGVIADRLVSQPYAGHIVLGVQQAVQEAGYVCFVVETAQTSDGGKAAVENLVQQGVAGLVYAAPGPEYVTPVAGLDAVPTVFVNCFPPEDAPAVTVLADEYQGGYDAAAAVFAAGHTTVAFLGGPEDDYACQERKRGLDRAAADAGIPSTQISITFGTFQVGSGYDLAVEALDDVAIRPTAIICGNDRMAVGALMAAQALGMRCPEDISIVGFDDQPDLADQMHPPLTTVALPHQQMGFEAGTLLLAEAEQPGRHLVPCEYVARSSLAAPRPEGT